The genomic window CTTCCAGACTTTACATTTCACTCACATCCTTTTTACTCCTCCTCTCTAAGATCACCCCATCCTCCACTTAAAGTATTTTTATTATAACCCTCTCTACTTAAtccatttcattttcaaattatACTCTAACACCCTGacctgtctcctctctttcaCTTTTCAGTGTCTGGCTGATTGCATCGGAATGAGCTGCACACTTGTTAGGGGCGAGTACAGCCGGGCTTGGAACGAGGTACTCCTTTTCAATGGGAACATCTCCAGGAATGAGCGCTCTTCACAGCCCTGCCGCTACATAGTGGACCTCATGCACCTGCCTGGAAGCCTGCTGAAAGCCGGTACCCCTGCTGCTGAGCAATACCAGACATTTCAGTAATAGATATTTAAATTGTATTACATGGGAGACATTTAAACCATGTAATAGAGTATTATTAAAGCATTAATTGGTTATCAGATGGtcttaaaatgctttttgtgcctTCACTGAGGTCAGCtgattgaaatgaaaatatatttttgcacGCTCGGATTACTCTGCACCAAATAAAGTTCCTAATATGTTTCAGATTGTTAAAGCTCTGATTATAGGCTACCTTTTGGTTTACAATGACCTCACtgtgcacttttttttcctttttaaaaactgtttattgGTTAAtgttgacagaaaaaaacattcacacacagttttATCATAATTTTACATGTGCATAACATCACCTACTGTACAGTGCAAATAATATAGACACATGCATAAAATGGCATGATACAGATGAACACCTGctcatacatacacataatTTAAATGCATGTACTCATGTACATTACATGCACTCATAAAATGGTTGTAATTTTTGAAGCCATAAAGCTGCTGCACAATTATGATGCACTTTGCACATTGTCCAGCAATAAAAAGCGCGTGAACCATGTTAACCTACATACTGCAGCTGGAGGTGTGATTTTTGACCGGGTCACCCAGCTACCAGCTCGGATCAGCTGGGGGAGGACCGGCGCGAACTCGCCGCAGCATGAACAATCCCGACGCAGCGAGCGCACTTGGCTCCACTGATATCAGCAGCACTTGACTTCAGACAGATTTTACACAGCGggagcagtagcagcagcaaacATGTCTCGTCTCACCGCCCGTCTCTTCGTGGTAGTGTCTCAACATGCGACAGCCAGATCTGTGGTGTTACCGAGGAGGATCCCGGCGTTCATTCGTCCTGTGTGCACATCTCAAGGTACTGGGGAGACTTTTGATTTCTTTACTGTCGCTCTGTTGTGCAGGAGTTTTGGTATCCTAGGCTGCAAACTCCTGCAGGTGCACCATGCTAGTAATTTTACTTCAGGAGTTAGAATTAAGTTAAATTTTATGACTGATTTGTTCAGAAATGTTGAGCAGTACACTTCCAAGTCATGTGATAAGAAACATTTTCTCAACTTGCCATAGTACCCAGGGTCTGTGTTTTAACGTgcttcccaactggtccagccatggggtccagactTGTCTTTAATgattagttcaaggtcccaGAGTTTaacacattcagtgtcatacttgcatttggccatgtctttgagctagtttgctgtctctgtcaagtagctacAGGTTAGAGACTCACTTATTTGGTTCAATGTtgtcaaaaactgtttttatttatgtgtatttAAGCTAATTGAGTGATTAGGACCATTAGATATAACTCCGTCTGTTCCACATGCACAACAAAACTCCTCTGGGACTTCTTCACTGTTACCTCTGCTCTCTGCAGGCCTGCAGTCACTCATCCGTTACGATGAGACAAAAGACTGGCAAAAGAAACTGACCCCAGAACAGTATGTAGtcaccagagaaagagggacagAGGTGGTGAGTACAACACTGCCAAACTGACATACATATTTTCTGATAaacatcagcacagtttcaggtGGACTTTGCTCGTCACTGTGTCAGGTTCAACCAGTTCACCTACAGACCTGGTCATTTATGAATTAGAGGCTGCCTGAGGACAGCTATTAGCTTGAGACACAGagtgtgtaataaaaataaggaCAAGTTACTGTATTGCACTtgtaaaatcatcatcatcctaAAGGACACACAACTAATAACATGGGGAAATGATCCTTTacacgtgtgtttgtttgtgggtGTTTTCAGCCCTTCAGTGGGATCTACCTTAACCATTTTGAGGTGGGGATGTACCACTGTGTCTGCTGTGATGCTCCACTTTTCAGGTAACAGTTTGCACCTgaatgttaaaggaatactttcccacatttttatttgtacaaCCATTAATTGAATTGAAATACATTAGCAGATGCTAATTGCTGAAACGCTCCCTCCTCTCTTAACAGTTCAGAGGCTAAGTATGACTCTGGGACAGGCTGGCCTGCATTCAAAGAGGCTCATGGGACATGGGAGCGTGACGAAAGCTCCGCCTCCATCATCCGTCGCCCTGACAACAGCCTGGGTAGCGCTGGGACAGAGGTCCTTTGTAAGAATGTGAGTTGTTCTCTGAGCTATGGAGCCAAAGTTCAGTTTGCTTATTTTAGTTGTATTAGGTCATATAGCTTTGTGTGCAGTTTTTAAAGTCAGAATTTCATGTGTAGTTTTCTTCAAATACAACcatgattttgtgtttttgaaagGTTTAtgactgttgtgtgtttgtgtttgatgcAGTGTGATTCCCACCTGGGTCATGTGTTTGAAGACGGACCGGATCCGACAGGTCAGCGGTTCTGCATCAACAGTGTGGCCCTCATGTTTAAACCCAGAGGAAACAGCAAACCTGGCGAGGATGAGCGGGACTAAAACACACTTATGTGTCATTTCACACCTTTTCTTTTACGAGGCAAATTAAAGGACCACCTGAATGTCAGAGGATTCATTCAATGGTTTTGACCTAAACATATTTGCTAGTGAgaagctttgtgtgtgtctaaatgaatgaattttggGGGGAAGAGGACCTCCTGGTGTTTATTAAACCTGTAAAGAATTCAGCTCAGTTGCTTGTGAAGAAAATGTATGCACTGGAGGGAAGTCTACGCACAGAACATGATGTACATGATTCACACAAAGTCAAACTGAAGGCCATCGGCTCCATTAATGAATACCATACTTCCCAAAAAATAGTCACTGTTTTaactgtttgtatttttcacaaaTGTTTGTTGAGTtggtaattttgttttaaactgAACGTATGAATGTCAGCATAACTGGGCCTCTTTGTCTGTAGAGATTGTGAAAGACAGAAAGTTCTAACATTgctgctttgtgtgtttttcagtcCGGGGTCACATTAACACatcaattgttttgttttttaggaatTGTATAAAATTGAATGATACTTTGTCAATAAATGCATATCTGTGTTTTCTCTGAATCTATGGTTATGCTTCACTGATGGCAGAGTTTACTGAGGGTTTAAAGTCAGAATATAATCAGGATTTGTTGCTGCCCCCCTTCAGATGCACACATTGCAGCACATCTCTGCTGGTAAACCAAGTTAATCTTTAACTGAACAGGCCATCCTCTATTTCACTTTGTTTGTcccctgctctctgtctgtttatgcctttcctctgtgtgtttgaggtTGAGTAAAGCAGATTGAGAACAGCAGACTGCAGAttgagacagagaggacagaaaaTCCAgtacaaaaagaagaaaagagtgtaaaaaagaaaagttagaATACAGGAACCTGAACACCCCTATAGGAGAAGAAGACTGACTCTAGGATGGCTGGAGTATGGCGTTGCATGCTGGCAGTGGTggcattaatgtgtgtgtgtctgtgggattCCACTGAGGCTGTAGGGGGGGCTGTGAGTCGACCGCGACCCCAAAGACGACCTCGCAAGAAGCCAAAGGTTGAGCCTATCGACGTGACCCCAGCTGCACAGAACGTAGACATACAACAGGTAATacactggaggaggaggaggaggaagaggtgtgtgtttgacttGTGGATTATTTCTATGTTAATATTT from Epinephelus lanceolatus isolate andai-2023 chromosome 20, ASM4190304v1, whole genome shotgun sequence includes these protein-coding regions:
- the msrb2 gene encoding methionine-R-sulfoxide reductase B2, mitochondrial; protein product: MSRLTARLFVVVSQHATARSVVLPRRIPAFIRPVCTSQGLQSLIRYDETKDWQKKLTPEQYVVTRERGTEVPFSGIYLNHFEVGMYHCVCCDAPLFSSEAKYDSGTGWPAFKEAHGTWERDESSASIIRRPDNSLGSAGTEVLCKNCDSHLGHVFEDGPDPTGQRFCINSVALMFKPRGNSKPGEDERD